A window of Amycolatopsis australiensis contains these coding sequences:
- a CDS encoding phosphodiester glycosidase family protein — protein MPLAALFATTFVVPAHADPLAAPLGTPPVEAAPAASSAHEGPAAFAAANPDDGLVTGSATTEVAPGLNLTQFDRFDPAGWIRGDTLTVDLGSKVLRPAYLTPGTVSARTPLSQQVARAGAVAGVNGDFFDINATGAPIGVGIDRGQLQTAPAAGHNLTASITEDGKARLASIFLDATLTLPGGTVRATNLNSPVLGTDAIGVYTPLWGASARRTSVAGAQRVVEVELRGGVVTQVRDTPADGPIAAGTTLLLAREAGADALASLKPGDPVGVTYAPRTDAGKIAVAVGGNEVLLRDGVVQPVDDVAMHPRTAVGFSADGRRMWLATVDGRQADSRGMTELELARHMKSLGADDAINLDGGGSSTLLARTEGEAAPSVRNSPSDGGERLVPNGIGFATVPGSGKLTGFAPAPAVATGDATRVLSGLTRHLVADGHDETGAAVAADPRWSTSDPRRATVIRGVVTGHSAGGVDVVARSGRASGRTALSVLGRPVRLGTSTEQVALSAAGAKSTFQVYGYDADGYGTWLEPGDVKLDYDHSVVRIEPAAGGFSVTALTASGASAITATAAGLTTHLGVSVGTVAQVAAPLDGPAGWTATVYPAVVGAALSAAPGRDGGTGLALDYRLTGTTATRAAYVTPSVPLAVPAGTQKIGLWVNGDGKGAWLRAELRDAANVASIVDLSLSVDWTGWRYVTAAIPAGLPAGQRLARFYAVENVPDQQYEGHLVFDDLTFEVAPSTSVPADPAPHDPALVTDGVLAGGLRVAVVSDAQFTADDPAGPLVAQARRALREAVAAKPDLVLINGDFVDRGTPPDFVLARQVITEELDGKVPWYYVPGNHEAEGSNGLANFQAAFGVTHRVVDVHGIRLVLLDSSRGSLRAGGFDQVRMLRSALDSAAADRSVRGVVVAMHHPVRDPSPTGNSQLGDRKEATLLTQWLTGFEQASGKPAASVASHAGVFSLSRVDGVPYLVNGNSGKAPAAAPADGGFAGWTLLRVDPADRAQPVRFETRPNVDALTLSGPSSLARGERAVVRATLRQGTRDVPVAYPVSADWTASWGVVAFDPDSGVLTALRPGVARLSVTVNGVTQSLVVTVRG, from the coding sequence TTGCCGCTCGCCGCCCTGTTCGCGACGACGTTCGTCGTCCCCGCCCACGCCGACCCGCTCGCGGCGCCGCTCGGCACGCCGCCGGTCGAGGCCGCGCCCGCCGCGTCTTCGGCGCACGAAGGACCGGCCGCCTTCGCCGCCGCGAACCCCGACGACGGGCTCGTCACCGGCAGCGCGACCACCGAAGTCGCGCCCGGCCTGAACCTCACCCAGTTCGACCGGTTCGACCCGGCGGGCTGGATCCGCGGCGACACGCTGACGGTCGACCTCGGCAGCAAGGTGCTCCGCCCGGCCTACCTGACCCCGGGCACGGTCTCCGCGCGCACGCCGCTTTCGCAGCAGGTCGCGCGGGCGGGCGCGGTCGCCGGGGTGAACGGCGACTTCTTCGACATCAACGCCACCGGGGCGCCGATCGGCGTCGGCATCGACCGCGGGCAGCTGCAGACCGCGCCCGCCGCCGGCCACAACCTCACCGCGTCGATCACCGAGGACGGCAAGGCCCGGCTGGCGTCGATCTTCCTCGACGCCACGCTGACCCTGCCCGGCGGCACGGTGCGGGCCACGAACCTCAACAGCCCGGTCCTCGGCACCGACGCGATCGGCGTCTACACGCCGTTGTGGGGCGCCTCGGCGCGCCGGACGTCGGTGGCCGGCGCCCAGCGCGTCGTCGAGGTGGAGCTGCGCGGCGGAGTCGTCACGCAGGTCCGTGACACGCCCGCGGACGGCCCGATCGCGGCCGGCACGACGCTGCTGCTGGCGCGTGAAGCCGGGGCCGACGCGCTGGCGTCGCTCAAGCCCGGCGACCCGGTGGGCGTGACGTACGCGCCGCGCACGGACGCCGGGAAGATCGCGGTCGCCGTGGGCGGCAACGAAGTCCTGCTCCGGGACGGTGTCGTGCAGCCGGTCGACGACGTCGCGATGCACCCGCGGACCGCGGTCGGCTTCTCCGCCGACGGCCGCCGGATGTGGCTGGCCACTGTGGACGGCCGTCAGGCCGACAGCCGCGGCATGACCGAGCTGGAACTGGCGCGGCACATGAAGAGCCTGGGCGCCGACGACGCCATCAACCTCGACGGCGGCGGCTCGTCGACGCTGCTGGCGCGCACCGAAGGCGAGGCCGCGCCGAGCGTCCGGAACTCGCCGTCGGACGGCGGGGAACGCCTGGTGCCCAACGGGATCGGCTTCGCGACCGTGCCGGGCAGCGGCAAGCTCACCGGGTTCGCGCCGGCACCCGCCGTGGCGACCGGTGACGCGACCCGCGTGCTGTCCGGCCTGACCCGGCACCTGGTCGCCGACGGCCACGACGAAACCGGCGCCGCGGTCGCCGCCGATCCGCGCTGGAGCACCTCCGACCCGAGGCGGGCCACCGTGATCCGCGGAGTCGTCACCGGGCACAGCGCGGGCGGTGTCGACGTCGTGGCGCGCTCCGGCCGCGCGTCGGGCCGGACGGCGCTGTCCGTGCTGGGCCGGCCGGTCCGGCTCGGCACCAGCACCGAGCAGGTCGCGTTGTCGGCCGCGGGGGCGAAGAGCACGTTCCAGGTCTACGGCTACGACGCCGACGGCTACGGCACCTGGCTGGAACCCGGCGACGTCAAGCTCGACTACGACCACTCGGTCGTGCGGATCGAGCCGGCGGCCGGCGGCTTCTCGGTGACGGCGCTGACCGCGTCCGGCGCGAGCGCGATCACCGCGACAGCGGCGGGCCTGACCACCCACCTGGGTGTTTCGGTGGGCACGGTGGCGCAGGTCGCGGCGCCGCTGGACGGCCCGGCGGGGTGGACGGCGACGGTGTACCCGGCGGTCGTCGGCGCGGCCTTGTCGGCGGCGCCCGGCCGGGACGGCGGCACCGGGCTCGCGCTGGACTACCGGCTCACCGGCACGACCGCGACGCGCGCCGCGTACGTGACGCCGTCGGTCCCGCTCGCGGTGCCGGCGGGCACGCAGAAGATCGGGCTGTGGGTGAACGGCGACGGCAAGGGCGCGTGGCTGCGGGCCGAGCTGCGCGACGCGGCGAACGTGGCGTCCATTGTGGACCTTTCGCTGAGCGTGGACTGGACGGGCTGGCGGTACGTCACCGCCGCGATCCCGGCCGGGCTGCCGGCCGGGCAGCGGCTGGCGCGCTTCTACGCGGTCGAGAACGTGCCCGACCAGCAGTACGAGGGGCACCTGGTGTTCGACGACCTGACCTTCGAGGTGGCGCCGTCGACGTCCGTGCCCGCCGATCCGGCCCCGCACGATCCGGCCCTGGTCACCGACGGCGTCCTGGCCGGCGGGCTGCGGGTCGCGGTGGTCAGCGACGCCCAGTTCACCGCGGACGACCCGGCCGGGCCGCTGGTCGCGCAGGCCCGGCGGGCGCTGCGTGAGGCCGTCGCGGCGAAGCCGGATCTGGTGCTGATCAACGGCGACTTCGTCGACCGCGGTACGCCGCCCGACTTCGTGCTCGCCCGCCAGGTGATCACCGAGGAGCTCGACGGCAAGGTGCCCTGGTACTACGTGCCCGGCAACCACGAGGCCGAAGGCAGCAACGGCCTCGCGAACTTCCAGGCCGCGTTCGGCGTGACGCACCGGGTCGTCGACGTGCACGGCATCCGCCTGGTGCTGCTGGACTCCTCGCGTGGATCGCTGCGCGCGGGCGGCTTCGACCAGGTACGGATGCTGCGCTCGGCGCTGGACTCGGCGGCCGCGGACCGGTCGGTGCGCGGCGTCGTCGTCGCGATGCACCACCCGGTGCGTGACCCGAGCCCGACCGGGAACTCGCAGCTCGGCGACCGGAAGGAAGCCACGTTGCTGACCCAGTGGCTGACCGGCTTCGAGCAGGCGTCCGGCAAGCCGGCCGCTTCGGTGGCTTCGCACGCCGGCGTGTTCTCGCTGTCCCGGGTGGACGGCGTGCCGTACCTGGTCAACGGCAACTCGGGCAAGGCACCCGCGGCCGCGCCCGCCGACGGCGGGTTCGCCGGCTGGACGCTGCTGCGCGTCGACCCGGCCGACCGCGCCCAGCCGGTGCGGTTCGAGACGCGGCCGAACGTGGACGCACTGACGCTGTCCGGGCCGTCCTCGCTGGCCCGCGGCGAACGCGCGGTCGTCCGCGCGACCCTGCGGCAGGGGACCCGGGACGTGCCGGTGGCGTACCCGGTGAGCGCGGACTGGACGGCCTCCTGGGGTGTCGTCGCGTTCGACCCGGATTCGGGGGTGCTGACGGCCTTGCGGCCGGGGGTCGCGCGCCTGTCGGTGACGGTCAACGGGGTCACGCAGTCGCTGGTCGTGACGGTCCGCGGCTAA
- a CDS encoding ABC transporter ATP-binding protein, which produces MDESEDREPALVQAKALVKRFGEFEAVRGIDVEVRRGEAFGFLGPNGAGKSSTMRMIACVSPRTDGELRVLGLDPDVAGPRIRARLGVVPQQDNLDVELTVRENLLIYGRYFGLSRAAARRKAAELLEFAQLGDRADDKVDPLSGGMKRRLTIARSLVNDPELLLLDEPTTGLDPQARHLLWDRLFRLKAQGTTLIVTTHYMDEAEQLCDRLVVMDHGRIAAEGSPAELIKRYSTREVVELRFVSGEQVGAAQQVEGLAERVEILPDRVLLYAEDGEAALERAHSRGVRPLSSLVRRSSLEDVFLRLTGRTLVD; this is translated from the coding sequence GTGGACGAATCGGAGGACCGGGAACCGGCACTGGTGCAGGCCAAGGCACTGGTGAAGCGCTTCGGCGAGTTCGAGGCCGTGCGCGGGATCGACGTCGAGGTGCGACGTGGGGAGGCGTTCGGGTTCCTGGGCCCGAACGGGGCGGGCAAGTCGTCGACCATGCGGATGATCGCGTGCGTGTCACCGCGCACGGACGGCGAGCTGCGGGTGCTGGGCCTGGACCCGGACGTGGCGGGCCCGCGGATCCGCGCGCGCCTCGGCGTCGTGCCGCAGCAGGACAACCTGGACGTCGAGCTGACGGTGCGGGAGAACCTGCTGATCTACGGCCGGTACTTCGGCCTGTCCCGCGCGGCGGCCCGGCGGAAGGCAGCCGAGCTGCTGGAGTTCGCCCAGCTGGGCGACCGCGCGGACGACAAGGTCGACCCGCTGTCCGGCGGGATGAAGCGGCGGCTGACGATCGCGCGGTCCCTGGTCAACGACCCGGAGCTGCTGCTGCTCGACGAGCCGACGACCGGCCTCGACCCGCAGGCCCGCCACCTGCTGTGGGACCGGCTGTTCCGGCTGAAGGCGCAGGGCACGACGCTGATCGTCACGACGCACTACATGGACGAAGCGGAGCAGCTGTGCGATCGCCTGGTGGTGATGGACCACGGCCGCATCGCGGCGGAGGGCTCACCGGCGGAGCTGATCAAGCGCTACTCGACGAGAGAGGTGGTCGAGCTGCGGTTCGTGTCGGGGGAGCAGGTGGGAGCGGCCCAGCAGGTGGAGGGCCTGGCAGAGCGCGTGGAGATCCTGCCGGACCGGGTACTGCTGTACGCCGAAGACGGCGAAGCGGCGTTGGAGCGCGCGCATTCCCGGGGCGTGCGGCCGCTGTCGAGCCTGGTGCGCCGGAGCTCGCTGGAGGACGTTTTTCTCCGCCTGACCGGCCGGACGTTGGTGGACTGA
- a CDS encoding ABC transporter permease: MTTVAATGRVVGKWHGAWLRVEGYWTWYRRHWLSTLYSTGLQPVLFLAAMGLGFGSQVRPGAVTGGLSYLQYIAPALLAAGSAQQAVGESSYPVLSGFKWQKDYLAVTATPVSPGQVFGGHLIWSALRLTLAGAIYAFVALFFGAWTGPGVLLVILAGTVTGLACTTPMAALAARTFDEGQRFGLIFRFVVMPMTLFSGTFFPISQLPGAIRWLAWLSPLWHGTQLARGVSIGGVGGWAMLGHFAVLAAMFAAGWAAAHRAFYRRLVV, from the coding sequence ATGACGACCGTCGCGGCCACGGGCCGCGTGGTCGGCAAGTGGCACGGCGCCTGGCTGCGCGTCGAGGGGTACTGGACCTGGTACCGCCGCCATTGGCTGTCCACTTTGTACTCCACGGGCCTCCAGCCGGTGCTCTTCCTCGCCGCCATGGGGCTCGGGTTCGGCTCCCAGGTGCGGCCCGGAGCCGTCACCGGCGGGCTGTCCTACCTCCAGTACATCGCGCCCGCCCTGCTCGCCGCCGGTTCCGCGCAGCAGGCCGTCGGCGAGTCGAGCTATCCCGTGCTCTCCGGGTTCAAGTGGCAGAAGGACTACCTCGCCGTCACGGCCACCCCCGTGTCGCCCGGCCAGGTCTTCGGCGGCCACCTGATCTGGTCGGCCCTGCGCCTGACGCTCGCGGGCGCGATCTACGCCTTCGTCGCGCTGTTCTTCGGCGCCTGGACCGGCCCCGGCGTCCTGCTCGTCATCCTCGCCGGCACCGTCACCGGACTCGCCTGCACCACGCCGATGGCCGCGCTCGCCGCGCGGACCTTCGACGAGGGCCAGCGCTTCGGCCTCATCTTCCGCTTCGTCGTCATGCCGATGACGTTGTTCTCCGGCACGTTCTTCCCGATCTCCCAGCTGCCCGGCGCGATCCGCTGGCTCGCCTGGCTTTCCCCGCTGTGGCACGGCACGCAGCTGGCCCGTGGCGTCAGCATCGGCGGGGTGGGCGGCTGGGCGATGCTCGGCCATTTCGCCGTGCTGGCGGCCATGTTCGCGGCCGGGTGGGCGGCGGCGCACCGGGCCTTCTACCGCAGGCTGGTGGTCTGA
- a CDS encoding ABC transporter permease — MVSVQAPPRRAGLLLRILPPGLYAGRARMLVERSVLVYRSSWLLFLSGAAEPFLYLLAFQLGFGRLVTEVAGPDGRPMSYVAFVAPALLATSAMNGAVFESTYNLFFKLRYAKLYDAMLATPIGPLDVALGEIGWAMTRGGLYAVAFLAIAAAMGLLASWWALLMVPAALLVGLAFSAIGMALVTFLRSTSQFDYIALALTPMFLFATTFFPLSVYPEPLQWVVRCLPLYHAIELMRGLATGLLSGSMLVNLAYLVALGVVGLWASTRRIAKLLLT, encoded by the coding sequence ATGGTGAGCGTCCAAGCGCCGCCGCGGCGGGCCGGGCTGCTGCTGCGGATCCTCCCGCCCGGGCTGTACGCCGGTCGCGCGCGCATGCTCGTCGAGCGGTCCGTGCTGGTCTACCGCAGCAGCTGGCTGCTGTTCCTCTCCGGCGCGGCCGAGCCGTTCCTCTACCTGCTGGCGTTCCAGCTCGGGTTCGGCAGGCTGGTCACCGAGGTCGCGGGCCCGGACGGGCGCCCGATGAGCTACGTCGCGTTCGTCGCGCCGGCGCTGCTGGCGACGTCGGCGATGAACGGCGCCGTCTTCGAGTCGACGTACAACCTGTTCTTCAAGCTGCGCTACGCGAAGCTGTACGACGCGATGCTGGCGACGCCGATCGGCCCGCTGGACGTCGCGCTGGGCGAGATCGGCTGGGCGATGACCCGCGGCGGCCTGTACGCGGTGGCGTTCCTCGCGATCGCGGCGGCGATGGGACTGCTGGCGTCGTGGTGGGCGCTGCTGATGGTCCCGGCGGCGCTGCTGGTCGGGCTGGCGTTCTCCGCGATCGGCATGGCGCTGGTGACGTTCCTGCGCTCGACGTCCCAGTTCGACTACATCGCGCTGGCGCTGACCCCGATGTTCCTGTTCGCGACGACGTTCTTCCCGCTCTCGGTCTACCCGGAGCCGCTGCAGTGGGTGGTGCGCTGCCTCCCGCTGTACCACGCGATCGAGCTGATGCGCGGCCTGGCGACGGGCCTGCTGTCGGGCAGCATGCTGGTCAACCTGGCGTACCTGGTGGCCCTGGGGGTGGTGGGACTCTGGGCGTCGACGCGGCGGATCGCGAAACTGCTGTTGACCTGA
- a CDS encoding S8 family peptidase — MSLLARPLRAAVCTVLVLSGCVTAGPAAAGEPSCGTGRVLRYVVTFDRGTPEAAARAQVDGACGATTVYYPQIAVAVATSGDPGFAGRIGLDRAFSAQAERLAAQRATEARPQPARAALPATDPAKVPTADLSGQQWDMRMINADRAQGVSAGSRDVVVGVLDSGIDADHPDLRGALDSDDSAGCLTGAPDRSPTAWAPTTSVHGTHVAGIIAAADDGRGVTGVAPGVRVASVKVIDDRGYADPEAAVCGLMWAAARHMRVTNSSFFVNPWTLSCIRGDDRGVVHEALARAVEYSTSAGTLNVAAATNEAVDLTPAARSGSPGAGSGCEALPAALRDVVAVSAVGADGVKAGYSSYGLGVIDVTAPGGETGECVLSTVPGGYAPLCGTSMAAPHVAGVLALLASTHPEAGPRRLRRALEAQAMPMPCPADYDLTGDGIQDAYCAGYEGFNGFYGHGMVDALAAVAPRGGPDPAR; from the coding sequence GTGTCCCTGCTGGCGCGGCCGCTGCGGGCGGCCGTGTGCACCGTCCTGGTGCTTTCGGGATGCGTCACCGCCGGTCCGGCGGCGGCGGGCGAGCCGTCCTGCGGCACCGGCCGGGTGCTGCGCTACGTCGTCACGTTCGACCGCGGCACGCCCGAGGCCGCGGCCCGCGCGCAGGTCGACGGCGCGTGCGGGGCCACCACCGTCTACTACCCGCAGATCGCCGTCGCGGTCGCCACCTCCGGCGACCCGGGCTTCGCCGGGCGGATCGGGCTCGACCGGGCGTTCAGCGCGCAGGCCGAGCGGCTGGCCGCGCAGCGCGCCACCGAGGCCCGGCCGCAGCCCGCGCGGGCGGCCCTGCCCGCCACCGATCCCGCGAAGGTGCCCACCGCGGACCTGAGCGGACAGCAGTGGGACATGCGGATGATCAACGCGGACCGCGCGCAGGGCGTTTCGGCGGGCAGCCGCGACGTCGTGGTCGGCGTGCTCGACTCGGGCATCGACGCGGACCATCCGGACCTCCGCGGCGCCCTGGACAGCGACGACTCCGCCGGCTGCCTGACCGGCGCACCCGACCGGTCGCCGACGGCCTGGGCGCCGACGACGTCGGTGCACGGCACGCACGTGGCGGGGATCATCGCCGCGGCCGACGACGGGCGCGGAGTGACGGGCGTGGCGCCCGGCGTCCGGGTGGCGTCGGTGAAGGTGATCGACGACCGCGGCTACGCCGACCCGGAGGCGGCGGTGTGCGGCCTGATGTGGGCGGCGGCGCGGCACATGCGCGTGACGAACAGCAGCTTCTTCGTCAACCCCTGGACGTTGTCGTGCATCCGCGGCGACGACCGCGGCGTGGTGCACGAGGCACTGGCCCGCGCGGTGGAGTACAGCACGTCGGCGGGCACGCTGAACGTCGCGGCGGCCACCAACGAGGCGGTCGACCTGACACCGGCGGCGCGGTCGGGCTCACCGGGAGCGGGCAGCGGGTGCGAAGCACTCCCGGCGGCGCTGCGGGACGTCGTCGCGGTGTCGGCCGTCGGCGCGGACGGGGTCAAGGCGGGCTACAGCTCGTACGGGCTGGGCGTGATCGACGTCACGGCGCCGGGCGGCGAGACGGGCGAGTGCGTGCTCTCGACGGTGCCCGGCGGCTACGCGCCGCTGTGCGGAACGTCGATGGCCGCGCCGCACGTGGCCGGGGTCCTGGCGCTGCTGGCGTCCACCCACCCGGAGGCCGGGCCCCGCCGGCTGCGGCGGGCCCTCGAGGCGCAGGCGATGCCGATGCCGTGCCCGGCCGACTACGACCTGACCGGTGACGGGATCCAGGACGCGTACTGCGCGGGGTACGAGGGTTTCAACGGCTTCTACGGGCACGGGATGGTGGACGCGCTGGCGGCCGTCGCCCCCCGGGGCGGCCCCGACCCGGCTCGGTGA